Proteins co-encoded in one Poecile atricapillus isolate bPoeAtr1 chromosome 32 unlocalized genomic scaffold, bPoeAtr1.hap1 SUPER_32_unloc_1, whole genome shotgun sequence genomic window:
- the LOC131573990 gene encoding uncharacterized protein LOC131573990 isoform X3: MVRPKPQWNFSFLWLMRMMKVMKVRVRMMMKVRMMKMKVMMMMMMMMKMMMMMMMRVSADGEAEAAVEFLLPVVDEDDEGDEDEGQDDDDDEDEGLSRW; this comes from the exons ATGGTGAGGCCGAAGCCGCAGTGGAATTTCTCCTTCCTGTGgttgatgaggatgatgaaggtgaTGAAGGTGAgggtgaggatgatgatgaaggtcaggatgatgaagatgaaggtgatgatgatgatgatgatgatgatgaagatgatgatgatgatgatgatgagggtCTCAGCCGATGGTGAGGCCGAAGCCGCAGTGGAATTTCTCCTTCCTGTGgttgatgaggatgatgaag gtgaTGAAGATGAAGGtcaggatgatgatgatgatgaagatgaag gtcTCAGCCGATGGTGA
- the LOC131573990 gene encoding uncharacterized protein LOC131573990 isoform X1 yields the protein MVRPKPQWNFSFLWLMRMMKVMKVRVRMMMKVRMMKMKVMMMMMMMMKMMMMMMMRVSADGEAEAAVEFLLPVVDEDDEGDEDEGQDDDDDEDEGQDDDDDDDDDDEGLSRW from the exons ATGGTGAGGCCGAAGCCGCAGTGGAATTTCTCCTTCCTGTGgttgatgaggatgatgaaggtgaTGAAGGTGAgggtgaggatgatgatgaaggtcaggatgatgaagatgaaggtgatgatgatgatgatgatgatgatgaagatgatgatgatgatgatgatgagggtCTCAGCCGATGGTGAGGCCGAAGCCGCAGTGGAATTTCTCCTTCCTGTGgttgatgaggatgatgaag gtgaTGAAGATGAAGGtcaggatgatgatgatgatgaagatgaaggtcaggatgatgatgatgatgatgatgatgatgatgaaggtcTCAGCCGATGGTGA
- the LOC131573990 gene encoding uncharacterized protein LOC131573990 isoform X2, which yields MVRPKPQWNFSFLWLMRMMKVMKVRVRMMMKVRMMKMKVMMMMMMMMKMMMMMMMRVSADGEAEAAVEFLLPVVDEDDEGDEDEGQDDDDDEDEGDDDDDEGLSRW from the exons ATGGTGAGGCCGAAGCCGCAGTGGAATTTCTCCTTCCTGTGgttgatgaggatgatgaaggtgaTGAAGGTGAgggtgaggatgatgatgaaggtcaggatgatgaagatgaaggtgatgatgatgatgatgatgatgatgaagatgatgatgatgatgatgatgagggtCTCAGCCGATGGTGAGGCCGAAGCCGCAGTGGAATTTCTCCTTCCTGTGgttgatgaggatgatgaag gtgaTGAAGATGAAGGtcaggatgatgatgatgatgaagatgaag gtgatgatgatgatgatgaaggtcTCAGCCGATGGTGA